A DNA window from Aminipila luticellarii contains the following coding sequences:
- the ribH gene encoding 6,7-dimethyl-8-ribityllumazine synthase: MKVFEGKLVAKGIRVGIVASRFNELIVSKLLLGAVDGLTRHDVEEEHIEVAWVPGAFEIPLMASKMARSGKYDAVICLGAVIRGSTTHYDYVCNEVSKGIAHVGAEAGIPVMFGVLTTENIEQAIERAGTKAGNKGYDCALGAIEMVNLLRQF; the protein is encoded by the coding sequence ATGAAAGTATTTGAGGGAAAGCTGGTCGCAAAAGGAATAAGAGTTGGAATTGTGGCATCAAGATTTAATGAGTTGATTGTTTCTAAATTGCTTTTAGGTGCGGTTGATGGACTTACAAGACATGATGTGGAGGAAGAGCATATCGAGGTCGCATGGGTACCGGGAGCTTTTGAAATACCTCTTATGGCATCAAAAATGGCGAGGTCGGGTAAATACGACGCGGTGATCTGTCTGGGCGCAGTAATCAGAGGAAGTACGACTCATTACGACTACGTGTGCAATGAAGTTTCAAAGGGAATCGCCCATGTTGGAGCGGAGGCGGGAATACCGGTGATGTTTGGTGTGCTCACTACGGAAAACATTGAGCAGGCCATAGAACGTGCCGGTACAAAAGCGGGAAACAAGGGATATGACTGTGCATTGGGAGCGATTGAAATGGTCAACCTGCTGCGCCAATTCTAA
- a CDS encoding carboxylate--amine ligase, whose product MKKNFIPLLFAGDINVYSVARAFHEEYGIKPVVYGKYPTGPCYKSKIMDYNANPKADEQDTFLSLVLGFANKHHSTTILLIGCGDSYVQLISANKDRLPENVIAPYISVDLMNELIHKEKFYDMCEKIGVDYPNTFVHKKEMAHNFDLPFEPPFILKPSNGIEYWRHPFAAQKKVYKADSREELDTILDDIYGAGYEDSLIIQDFIPGDDTFMRVLTNYSDKHGQVKMMCLGHVLLEEHTPHGIGNHAVIITEHNDTVEAQFKQLLESMHYIGFSNFDIKYDTRDGKYKVFEINTRQGRSNFYVTGAGANVAKCLVEDYIEDKPLEEKFVKNKNLWLVVPKRVAFTYIKPAEYKKEMRELFAAGKWVNPLFYAPDNGLGRKLKLIKSQLGHYVKFRKYLGK is encoded by the coding sequence ATGAAGAAGAACTTTATTCCATTGCTTTTTGCAGGGGATATTAATGTATATAGTGTAGCCAGAGCTTTTCATGAGGAATATGGAATAAAACCGGTCGTGTATGGGAAATATCCGACCGGACCATGCTATAAGAGTAAAATCATGGATTACAATGCAAATCCAAAAGCAGATGAACAGGATACTTTTCTGTCACTTGTTCTTGGGTTTGCAAATAAACATCACAGCACGACCATTCTTTTAATCGGCTGCGGGGACAGCTATGTACAGCTGATCAGTGCCAACAAGGACAGGCTGCCTGAAAATGTCATCGCACCTTATATTTCTGTAGACTTGATGAACGAATTGATCCATAAAGAAAAATTTTATGATATGTGTGAAAAGATCGGCGTAGATTATCCAAATACCTTTGTGCATAAGAAAGAGATGGCGCACAACTTTGATCTCCCATTTGAACCGCCTTTTATTTTAAAGCCTTCCAATGGAATTGAATACTGGCGGCATCCTTTTGCTGCTCAGAAAAAGGTATATAAGGCAGATTCAAGGGAAGAGCTGGATACCATATTAGACGATATTTATGGGGCGGGCTATGAAGATTCCCTGATTATTCAGGACTTTATTCCGGGTGACGATACCTTTATGCGAGTGCTTACAAACTATTCGGACAAGCATGGACAGGTAAAGATGATGTGTCTGGGTCATGTCCTTTTAGAGGAACATACACCTCACGGTATAGGAAATCATGCGGTGATCATAACAGAGCACAACGATACCGTAGAAGCGCAGTTCAAGCAGCTGTTAGAAAGCATGCACTATATTGGATTTTCCAATTTCGACATTAAATACGATACGAGAGACGGAAAATATAAGGTATTTGAAATAAATACGAGACAGGGAAGAAGTAATTTTTATGTGACCGGGGCAGGAGCCAATGTGGCAAAATGCTTAGTGGAGGACTATATTGAGGACAAGCCGCTGGAAGAAAAGTTTGTAAAGAATAAGAATTTGTGGCTGGTCGTTCCCAAAAGAGTAGCTTTTACGTACATTAAGCCTGCGGAGTACAAAAAAGAAATGCGAGAGCTGTTTGCGGCAGGAAAATGGGTAAATCCTTTGTTTTATGCACCGGATAATGGCTTAGGCAGAAAACTGAAATTGATTAAATCACAGCTTGGACATTATGTTAAATTTAGAAAATATCTTGGGAAATGA
- a CDS encoding aspartate/glutamate racemase family protein encodes MREKGQKVLGIIGGMGPRATQLFYKMIVDKTEAHSDQEHLNMIVLNHASMPDRTAAIKSGDVEELYHKLLHDAKFLEVGGADYIAIPCNTSHLLVDRLQKNLKIPIINMVKEAAMSIYCRYGENFKLGILASDGTIKTKLYQNECKALGIKTVVPSEKNQARVMKIIYEGVKAEKSVDMRELYEIEKEMKEAGCKCVLLASGELSCFKEINRLSDFYIDAMEVLAERAIVLCEKTLK; translated from the coding sequence ATGAGAGAAAAAGGACAGAAGGTATTAGGAATAATAGGCGGAATGGGACCTCGTGCAACACAGCTTTTTTATAAAATGATTGTGGATAAAACAGAAGCCCACAGCGATCAGGAGCATCTGAACATGATTGTTCTGAATCATGCAAGTATGCCGGACCGGACAGCGGCCATTAAAAGCGGGGATGTGGAAGAGCTGTATCATAAGCTTTTACACGACGCAAAATTCTTAGAAGTAGGCGGAGCGGATTATATAGCCATCCCCTGCAACACCTCTCATCTTTTGGTGGACAGGCTGCAAAAAAATTTGAAGATTCCTATCATCAATATGGTAAAAGAGGCGGCCATGTCTATATATTGCAGATATGGTGAAAATTTTAAGCTGGGAATTTTAGCTTCAGACGGGACGATTAAAACCAAGCTTTATCAAAATGAATGCAAGGCCTTGGGCATAAAGACAGTGGTACCTTCCGAAAAGAATCAGGCAAGAGTCATGAAAATAATCTATGAGGGCGTGAAGGCCGAGAAATCTGTGGATATGAGGGAATTGTATGAAATCGAAAAAGAAATGAAAGAAGCCGGGTGTAAATGTGTGCTCTTGGCAAGCGGCGAGCTCTCCTGTTTTAAAGAGATTAACCGGCTTTCTGATTTTTACATAGACGCCATGGAGGTCTTAGCGGAGAGAGCGATCGTGTTGTGCGAAAAAACTTTAAAATAA
- the ribD gene encoding bifunctional diaminohydroxyphosphoribosylaminopyrimidine deaminase/5-amino-6-(5-phosphoribosylamino)uracil reductase RibD, which yields MTDEEYMQIAVELAKNAEGWTNPNPMVGAILVKDGIIIGQGFHAKWGQPHAERNAITACSENPEGATLYVTLEPCCHYGKTPPCTDAILENRIARVVVGVQDPNPLISGMGIDLLRKAGVQVTVGILEKECRELNAVFFHYIKEKKPYVAMKYAMTMDGKIAAYTGNSMWITGEIAREHVHRLRHKYMGIMVGAGTVLKDDPRLDCRLPETKNPIRIICDTNLRIPIDSQIVTTAKEIQTYIATASADREAIERLREKGCMIVKVPKLGRHIDLNGLMELLGQRGIDSILLEGGGTLNWAALEQGIVEHVYAYIAPKIFGGRNAVTAVEGRGIERPEEAFLLKERKVTQLGEDLLVEYNVVKNPSLKKPNP from the coding sequence ATGACGGATGAAGAATATATGCAGATAGCTGTAGAGCTGGCAAAAAATGCAGAGGGGTGGACTAATCCGAACCCTATGGTGGGTGCGATACTTGTAAAGGACGGTATCATTATCGGACAGGGATTTCATGCAAAATGGGGACAGCCCCATGCGGAGCGGAATGCGATTACAGCTTGCAGTGAAAATCCGGAGGGTGCTACTTTGTATGTTACATTAGAACCTTGCTGTCATTATGGGAAGACGCCCCCCTGTACGGACGCTATTCTTGAAAATAGAATAGCCCGCGTAGTAGTAGGGGTACAGGATCCGAATCCGCTTATATCGGGTATGGGAATTGATCTGTTAAGGAAGGCAGGGGTTCAAGTTACCGTTGGAATTTTAGAAAAAGAATGCAGAGAGTTGAATGCTGTTTTTTTTCATTATATAAAAGAGAAAAAACCGTACGTAGCAATGAAATACGCTATGACCATGGACGGAAAAATTGCAGCTTATACAGGAAATTCAATGTGGATCACGGGAGAAATTGCAAGAGAGCATGTACATCGGCTGCGGCATAAATACATGGGGATTATGGTCGGAGCAGGCACGGTACTAAAAGACGATCCCAGATTGGACTGCCGGCTGCCGGAAACTAAAAATCCCATAAGGATCATCTGTGATACCAACTTGAGAATTCCTATAGATTCCCAGATCGTAACCACCGCAAAGGAGATACAGACTTATATAGCAACAGCTTCCGCAGACAGGGAAGCAATCGAAAGGCTTAGAGAAAAAGGCTGTATGATAGTAAAGGTTCCTAAATTGGGCCGGCATATTGATTTAAATGGCCTTATGGAGTTGTTGGGCCAAAGAGGAATAGACAGTATCCTTCTTGAAGGAGGGGGTACATTGAACTGGGCAGCTTTGGAGCAGGGAATAGTAGAACATGTATATGCTTATATCGCACCTAAAATCTTTGGAGGGCGGAATGCAGTAACAGCTGTAGAGGGGCGGGGCATAGAGAGGCCCGAAGAAGCATTTTTGCTTAAAGAAAGAAAAGTTACACAGCTGGGAGAAGATCTGCTGGTTGAGTATAATGTGGTGAAAAATCCGTCACTAAAGAAACCCAATCCCTGA
- a CDS encoding Mur ligase family protein: protein MSNKIQSLGEYVGLLKDNGLLVETSAEGSELEELVKYISYNSMDVKYGTLFICKGTHFTVEYLKSAVKEGAFAYISEQKYDLSELKTERHIPYIIVNDMRKAMAYISDRYYNQVWKKLNLIGITGTKGKSTTTYFMKAVLDDYLKDMKKPKSAVLSGIDNYDGVINEESHLTTPETLDLHRHFNNAVKSDIEYLSMEVSSQALKYHRTLGVHYTVGCFLNIGEDHISEAEHRDFEDYFQSKLKLFDQCETACVNLDSDHEERILQEASKCKRVVTFGLQERADIYGYNVATSGNSITFQVRSDSFDEEFRINMPGLFNVSNALAAIAISYALNIPLKNIRAGLKKAQVSGRMEVYTNRSNDLYVIVDYAHNKMSFESLFTSMKREFPNKKITIVFGCPGKKALARRRELGDIAGRYSDHVFITEEDAGEEPLMKICEEIAKHVEEHACKCSIIPDRKEAIRQAIADADRDTVVLVTGKGRETRQKRGTRYIDTPSDVEYVQEFLKDK from the coding sequence GTGTCAAATAAAATACAAAGTTTAGGAGAATATGTAGGACTGCTGAAAGATAATGGACTGTTGGTGGAGACCAGTGCAGAAGGGTCAGAGCTGGAGGAACTGGTAAAATATATATCCTACAATTCTATGGATGTGAAATATGGAACCTTATTTATTTGTAAGGGGACTCATTTTACGGTGGAATATTTGAAGAGTGCCGTAAAAGAAGGAGCTTTTGCCTATATAAGTGAACAAAAGTATGATTTGTCTGAATTGAAAACGGAGCGGCACATCCCTTATATTATAGTGAACGATATGAGAAAGGCAATGGCATATATATCGGATCGATACTACAATCAGGTTTGGAAAAAACTGAATTTGATCGGGATAACCGGAACAAAGGGGAAATCTACAACGACTTATTTTATGAAGGCTGTTTTGGACGATTACTTAAAGGATATGAAGAAACCAAAAAGTGCCGTTCTTTCGGGAATCGATAATTATGACGGCGTCATCAATGAAGAGTCTCATTTGACCACGCCCGAAACGCTGGATCTGCACAGGCATTTTAATAATGCGGTAAAATCAGATATTGAATATCTCTCCATGGAGGTTTCAAGCCAGGCGTTAAAATACCATAGAACGCTGGGCGTTCATTATACGGTGGGATGTTTTTTGAACATTGGAGAAGATCATATCAGTGAAGCGGAGCATCGCGACTTTGAAGATTATTTTCAATCCAAACTGAAATTATTTGATCAGTGTGAAACAGCCTGTGTCAATCTGGACAGTGATCATGAGGAACGTATTCTCCAGGAAGCAAGTAAATGCAAGAGGGTCGTGACCTTTGGACTCCAAGAAAGAGCGGATATTTATGGCTATAATGTTGCAACCAGCGGAAACAGTATCACCTTTCAGGTGCGTTCGGACAGCTTTGATGAAGAATTTCGGATTAATATGCCCGGTTTATTTAATGTCTCCAATGCGCTGGCGGCCATTGCTATCTCGTACGCTTTGAATATTCCGCTGAAAAACATCCGTGCAGGCTTGAAAAAAGCTCAGGTAAGCGGAAGAATGGAAGTTTATACGAATCGCAGCAACGATTTGTACGTAATCGTGGATTACGCACACAATAAAATGAGCTTTGAATCTTTATTTACTTCTATGAAGAGAGAATTTCCCAATAAAAAAATCACGATAGTCTTTGGCTGTCCCGGGAAAAAGGCTCTTGCCAGAAGACGTGAACTGGGGGATATAGCAGGGAGATATTCAGACCATGTATTTATTACGGAGGAGGATGCCGGTGAAGAGCCGCTTATGAAAATTTGCGAGGAAATAGCAAAACACGTGGAGGAACACGCTTGTAAGTGTTCCATCATTCCGGATAGAAAAGAAGCGATCAGACAGGCTATTGCGGATGCGGATAGAGATACTGTGGTGCTGGTAACGGGAAAAGGACGAGAAACACGTCAAAAGAGAGGAACCAGATATATTGATACGCCTTCGGATGTGGAATATGTTCAGGAATTTTTAAAAGACAAGTAA
- a CDS encoding IS110 family RNA-guided transposase: MFMGFTKPIEYSNLTTKEGDFMNPLYVGIDVSSKSNVVYLMLPNGNKHSNFAVANSHDGSIQLVKRICSALNSRSLDTVLIGLESTSVYGDNLVYFLREDASLASFHRKIHVLNPKQVKKFKDAYNDLPKNDYVDSFVIADCLRFGRINKEVYVGDYHYKALQNLTRARYFAVCNLTKEKQRFMNVLFKKYSSMTQEKVFSDTFSTTALAVYDEFESAEALAYMDLQELTAFIMEKGKNRFPDPDTVAKAIQKAARSSYRLPKTVNDSVNQVLSISITSMKALEAQIKEFDKAISAQMELLPNVLISIPGIGPVYSAGILSELGDINRFNNQAQLAKYAGLAWTQHQSGDFEAQNTRLIRSGNRFLKYYLCEAAFSLVRCDKEYKAFYHQKYNEVNRYQHKRALALTARKFVRLVFTLLKDNRLYRSAE; this comes from the coding sequence ATGTTCATGGGTTTTACCAAGCCGATTGAATACTCAAATCTAACTACGAAAGAAGGTGATTTTATGAACCCACTTTACGTCGGAATTGATGTAAGTAGCAAATCCAATGTCGTTTATCTTATGCTTCCTAATGGTAACAAGCACAGTAACTTCGCAGTTGCTAACTCACATGATGGTTCTATTCAGTTGGTAAAAAGAATCTGTTCTGCTTTAAATTCCAGGTCCCTTGACACCGTACTCATAGGTCTCGAATCTACATCTGTCTATGGTGACAATCTCGTGTATTTTCTAAGGGAAGATGCATCTTTAGCATCCTTTCACAGAAAGATTCATGTCCTCAATCCAAAGCAGGTTAAAAAGTTCAAAGATGCTTATAATGACCTGCCAAAAAATGATTATGTGGACTCTTTTGTCATTGCTGACTGCCTGCGTTTTGGAAGAATCAACAAAGAGGTATATGTCGGAGACTATCACTACAAAGCTCTCCAAAACCTCACACGAGCACGTTATTTCGCCGTTTGCAATCTTACCAAGGAAAAGCAACGCTTTATGAATGTGCTGTTCAAGAAGTATTCATCCATGACACAGGAGAAGGTATTTTCCGATACCTTCAGCACTACAGCTCTTGCTGTCTACGATGAATTTGAATCCGCAGAAGCACTGGCATATATGGACTTACAAGAGCTAACCGCTTTTATCATGGAGAAAGGAAAGAACCGCTTTCCTGATCCAGATACGGTAGCCAAAGCCATTCAGAAAGCTGCCCGGAGTTCTTACCGTTTACCTAAGACGGTAAATGACTCTGTGAATCAGGTGCTCTCTATATCCATAACCTCAATGAAGGCATTGGAAGCTCAAATCAAAGAGTTCGATAAAGCGATTTCAGCCCAAATGGAACTCTTGCCTAACGTATTGATATCCATTCCAGGCATTGGTCCTGTTTATTCTGCTGGTATTCTATCAGAGCTTGGAGATATCAATCGTTTTAATAATCAGGCGCAGCTTGCGAAATATGCAGGTCTTGCCTGGACTCAGCACCAGTCTGGTGATTTTGAAGCACAAAACACAAGACTCATCCGATCTGGCAACCGATTTTTAAAGTATTATCTGTGTGAAGCTGCATTCTCTCTTGTAAGATGCGACAAGGAGTACAAAGCTTTCTATCACCAAAAGTACAACGAGGTGAACAGATATCAACACAAACGTGCACTCGCATTAACTGCCCGTAAATTTGTGCGGTTAGTCTTTACGCTGCTTAAAGACAATCGCCTATATCGCTCAGCAGAATAG
- a CDS encoding riboflavin synthase — translation MFTGIIEETGRVKNISQGENSSRLVIEGNKIFQQIQLGDSVAVNGVCLTVCNLSNTVFEADVMRETLSRSSLGNLKQGSIVNLERAMEAEGQFGGHIVSGHIDGTGTIVRMRSEGIAMWIRISTSPGIMKYIVEKGSIAMDGVSLTVARVQPDSFEISLIPHTWKGTALRTKTVGDVVNLENDIIGKYVEKLLHLKDTAQENKNSISMEFLIQNGF, via the coding sequence ATGTTTACCGGAATTATAGAAGAAACAGGAAGGGTAAAGAATATCTCCCAAGGAGAAAATTCTTCTCGTCTAGTGATTGAGGGAAATAAGATCTTTCAGCAGATTCAGCTTGGAGACAGTGTGGCTGTAAACGGTGTTTGTCTGACGGTCTGCAATTTAAGCAACACTGTCTTTGAAGCAGATGTAATGAGAGAGACGCTTTCCCGAAGCTCTTTGGGAAACTTAAAACAGGGGAGCATCGTCAATTTGGAGCGGGCGATGGAAGCAGAGGGACAATTCGGCGGACATATCGTATCCGGACACATTGACGGAACAGGAACCATTGTGCGTATGCGTTCGGAGGGAATAGCTATGTGGATAAGGATATCAACGAGTCCCGGCATTATGAAATATATCGTAGAAAAAGGCTCTATAGCAATGGATGGGGTGAGCCTGACTGTAGCAAGGGTACAACCCGACAGCTTTGAGATTTCACTGATTCCGCATACATGGAAAGGAACTGCGCTGCGGACAAAAACAGTGGGGGATGTTGTAAATCTGGAAAATGATATCATTGGAAAATACGTTGAAAAATTGCTTCATCTAAAAGATACGGCACAGGAGAACAAAAACAGTATAAGTATGGAATTCCTTATACAAAACGGATTTTAA
- a CDS encoding ATPase — protein sequence MALERHIYPGNNTTEGFYSYYNYILGQREANRIICIKGGPGVGKSTFMRKIGETYLERGEDVDFMHCSSDNNSLDGVVLKNKRIALIDATSPHVVDPINPGAVDQIIHLGDYWNERGIRENKLAVIETNERIKSLFQYAYNYFAAAGKLYDNMAAMYDTAIERAEIYKLTAAVVGNELAHKELCLNPGSVKKYFASAITPMGITNYIKSLINGYKKVYIISNPVGLCATSLLNIFSESVIYRGFDIELYYCPMKPESKIEHLLVPELGIAFISVNKYHDLEPWEIATDEEGKHNPEIVHIDMNDMLDRRKLEKLENLIESNCDSMDKLICDGIGYLKRAKQEHDYLESFYIPNMDFKKIDELRDEIIAKIG from the coding sequence GTGGCTTTGGAGAGACATATTTATCCGGGCAATAATACGACAGAAGGTTTTTATTCTTACTATAATTACATATTGGGACAACGTGAGGCGAATCGAATCATCTGTATAAAGGGAGGACCGGGAGTCGGCAAATCGACATTTATGCGAAAAATAGGAGAGACTTATTTGGAAAGAGGAGAAGATGTGGATTTCATGCATTGCTCCTCCGATAATAATTCGTTGGATGGTGTGGTTTTAAAAAATAAACGGATTGCGCTGATAGACGCGACAAGTCCGCATGTGGTCGATCCCATAAACCCGGGAGCGGTGGATCAGATTATCCATTTAGGGGATTATTGGAATGAAAGAGGTATTCGGGAAAACAAGCTTGCTGTTATTGAAACCAATGAAAGGATCAAAAGTTTATTCCAATATGCCTATAACTATTTTGCCGCAGCCGGAAAGCTTTACGATAATATGGCGGCTATGTACGACACAGCCATAGAAAGAGCTGAAATTTATAAGCTTACGGCGGCAGTTGTAGGCAATGAGCTGGCACATAAGGAGCTTTGTTTGAATCCGGGAAGTGTGAAAAAGTATTTTGCCAGTGCTATTACTCCCATGGGGATTACAAATTACATAAAAAGTCTGATTAATGGATATAAAAAGGTATATATCATAAGCAATCCGGTAGGACTTTGTGCTACCAGTCTGCTCAATATATTCTCAGAAAGCGTTATATACAGGGGATTTGATATCGAATTATATTATTGCCCGATGAAACCTGAAAGCAAAATTGAACATTTGTTAGTTCCTGAACTGGGAATCGCCTTTATAAGCGTAAACAAATATCACGATCTGGAGCCGTGGGAGATTGCAACGGATGAAGAAGGAAAGCATAATCCGGAAATTGTTCATATTGATATGAACGATATGCTGGACAGAAGAAAGCTGGAAAAATTAGAGAACCTGATAGAAAGTAATTGTGACAGTATGGATAAACTGATCTGTGATGGCATCGGATATTTAAAACGGGCAAAACAGGAACATGATTATCTCGAAAGCTTTTATATACCAAATATGGATTTTAAAAAAATAGATGAATTGAGAGATGAAATTATTGCTAAAATTGGCTAA
- a CDS encoding DUF975 family protein produces MNQNIVLETCKNIRALARVSLQGKWKLAVAATAVYMVALMLPAAILEIIFSGKENAALLSGLYTFLVAAPFTIGYDIFCLNLFRRKECEIAQVFYGFERFFKAVGLYFVMGLFICLWFLVFIIPGFIAAYRYSQAFLIMIDHPEYGILQCLAESKRLMTGNKMKLFSLEVSFIGWAILASIPMAAISSFFTFNAVALASLGSLLGSIAYFWLSPYLCVASVAFYEIANGNLRPGVIEAEATVMGEEN; encoded by the coding sequence ATGAATCAAAATATTGTATTAGAAACTTGTAAAAATATCAGGGCTTTAGCACGTGTATCCCTGCAGGGGAAATGGAAACTGGCGGTTGCCGCCACCGCAGTGTATATGGTGGCGCTTATGCTGCCTGCTGCTATCTTGGAGATTATTTTCAGCGGGAAAGAAAACGCAGCTTTATTATCCGGTCTGTATACTTTTCTGGTTGCGGCACCGTTTACCATAGGATATGACATTTTTTGCTTAAACCTGTTCCGAAGAAAAGAATGTGAAATCGCACAGGTATTTTATGGATTTGAAAGATTTTTTAAAGCCGTGGGACTTTATTTCGTCATGGGTCTGTTTATATGCTTATGGTTTCTGGTATTCATCATTCCGGGGTTTATAGCTGCCTATAGGTACAGTCAGGCATTTTTAATCATGATAGACCACCCTGAGTATGGGATCCTGCAGTGCTTAGCGGAAAGTAAGCGGTTAATGACCGGCAACAAGATGAAGCTTTTCAGTTTAGAAGTCAGTTTTATCGGATGGGCAATTTTAGCCAGCATTCCGATGGCCGCCATATCTTCGTTCTTTACGTTCAATGCGGTAGCTTTGGCCAGCCTTGGATCTTTATTAGGGAGCATCGCCTATTTTTGGCTGTCACCTTACTTATGTGTGGCCAGCGTAGCGTTTTATGAGATCGCTAATGGAAATTTAAGGCCGGGAGTAATCGAAGCAGAGGCAACTGTTATGGGAGAAGAAAATTAA
- a CDS encoding bifunctional 3,4-dihydroxy-2-butanone-4-phosphate synthase/GTP cyclohydrolase II: MFKYNRIEEALEALRQGKIIVVTDAENRENEGDLICAAEFANAENVNFMATYGKGLICMPMSRKLADRLGLGPMVHKNTDNHETAFTVSIDHKDTTTGISAIERSITAMKSVEDSVSPEDFRKPGHMFPLAAKDFGVLEREGHTEATVDLVRLAGLKECGLCCEIMRADGTMMRTSELKSFAQEHGLVFITIEALKEYRKRTEKLVEQVVRTKLPTIYGEFTAYGYINKINGEHHVALVKGKIEKESPTLCRVHSECLTGDALGSVKCDCGEQYKAAMKKIQKESRGVMLYMRQEGRGIGLVNKLRAYALQDQGLDTVEANLALGFEEDLREYSIAAQILKDLGVQDVRLMTNNPDKVQQLSRYGVHISQRVPLEVEANPYDMVYLKTKQTKMGHLLSCD, from the coding sequence ATGTTTAAATATAATAGAATTGAAGAGGCGTTGGAAGCGTTGAGGCAGGGGAAAATAATTGTCGTAACGGATGCTGAGAACAGAGAAAATGAAGGAGACCTCATTTGTGCTGCTGAATTCGCCAATGCAGAAAATGTAAACTTTATGGCAACTTATGGGAAAGGTTTGATTTGTATGCCCATGAGCAGAAAACTGGCCGATCGATTAGGCTTGGGTCCAATGGTTCATAAGAATACAGATAATCATGAGACTGCGTTTACCGTATCCATTGATCATAAGGATACAACGACAGGAATTTCGGCAATCGAGAGGTCCATAACTGCTATGAAATCCGTGGAGGATAGTGTAAGCCCCGAAGATTTCAGAAAACCGGGACATATGTTTCCGCTGGCCGCCAAGGACTTTGGGGTACTGGAAAGAGAGGGGCATACGGAGGCAACAGTGGATTTGGTCAGACTGGCCGGGCTTAAGGAATGCGGGTTATGTTGTGAAATAATGCGGGCGGACGGAACGATGATGCGCACTTCCGAATTAAAAAGCTTCGCCCAGGAGCACGGACTGGTTTTTATAACAATTGAAGCGTTGAAAGAGTACAGAAAGCGTACAGAAAAATTGGTGGAACAGGTGGTAAGGACTAAGCTTCCTACTATTTATGGGGAATTTACAGCCTATGGGTATATCAATAAGATAAACGGAGAACACCACGTGGCACTGGTCAAAGGTAAGATAGAAAAGGAAAGTCCGACCCTTTGCAGAGTTCATTCCGAATGCCTGACAGGAGATGCTTTGGGTTCGGTCAAATGTGACTGCGGAGAACAGTATAAGGCAGCTATGAAGAAAATACAAAAGGAAAGCCGGGGAGTAATGCTTTATATGAGGCAGGAGGGCCGCGGAATCGGCCTTGTAAATAAGCTGAGGGCTTATGCCCTTCAAGATCAAGGTCTTGACACGGTGGAAGCAAATTTGGCTCTGGGATTTGAAGAGGATTTGAGAGAGTATTCCATAGCTGCTCAGATCCTGAAAGATTTAGGCGTGCAGGATGTGAGGCTGATGACCAATAATCCCGATAAGGTACAGCAGCTTTCAAGGTATGGAGTCCATATTTCCCAACGAGTTCCTCTTGAAGTGGAAGCAAATCCATATGACATGGTTTACTTAAAAACAAAACAAACTAAAATGGGGCATCTTCTAAGTTGTGATTAA